Proteins found in one Loxodonta africana isolate mLoxAfr1 chromosome 21, mLoxAfr1.hap2, whole genome shotgun sequence genomic segment:
- the LOC100674027 gene encoding tripartite motif-containing protein 75-like, whose amino-acid sequence MEVTAALARIQAEANCPICLDYFRDPVTIKCGHNFCRSCIQQSWEGQQNRFPCPVCRHPCLQWHLGSNTQLGHIAEIAKLLHITRSKRKREEETCLCKKHNQVLTHFCEEDLEVLCPLCTQLPDHQDHYVRSIEEAASHHRKRLMSYMEPLKKQMAHFQKLVTTQDREPFALRKKVEKQRKKLFSEFEHLNKFLDREHEEALSRLAREEKQIQQKLNANITAFSEYIPTLNNLLKEVAEKSVMSEVKLLTDIKSVQDHCESLNPPVLYSFQLRKEGCSLSPQYSALQKIIQKLKEDVTLDPERAHRNLFVSADKKSVTFVKKTQRLPPNPKRFKFDPVVLGREEFSSSRHYWEVEVGEKAEWSVGVCKDSLSRKAKRPPAGQERCWAIQLCNGNYVAQGTFPVTLVITEKPRGIGIYQDYELGEISFYSLNDRSHIYCFTDRFSEILKPYFCIGRDSQPLTICAVRDYE is encoded by the coding sequence ATGGAGGTCACAGCAGCCCTGGCAAGAATTCAGGCAGAAGCCAACTGCCCCATCTGTCTGGATTACTTTAGAGACCCTGTTACCATCAAATGTGGGCACAACTTCTGTCGCTCCTGCATCCAGCAGTCCTGGGAGGGTCAACAGAACAGGTTCCCTTGCCCTGTGTGCCGCCACCCATGCCTACAGTGGCACCTCGGAAGCAACACCCAGCTGGGACATATAGCTGAAATTGCCAAGCTACTCCACATCACCAGGAGCaagaggaagagggaggaagagacatgCTTGTGCAAGAAGCACAATCAGGTACTGACCCACTTCTGTGAGGAAGACCTGGAGGTGTTGTGTCCCCTGTGCACTCAGCTCCCAGACCACCAGGATCACTACGTGAGGTCCATAGAGGAGGCTGCCTCTCATCACAGGAAAAGGCTCATGAGTTACATGGAGCCCCTGAAGAAACAAATGGCACATTTTCAAAAACTAGTAACTACCCAAGACAGAGAACCATTCGCACTGAGAAAAAAGgtggaaaagcaaaggaaaaaattatTCTCTGAATTTGAGCACCTGAACAAGTTTTTAGACCGTGAGCATGAAGAAGCTCTCTCCAGGTTAGCTCGTGAAGAGAAGCAGATTCAACAGAAACTAAATGCAAACATAACAGCATTTTCAGAGTACATTCCCACACTCAACAATCTACTaaaggaggtggcagagaagagtgtGATGTCAGAAGTGAAACTACTGACAGATATTAAGAGCGTCCAGGATCATTGTGAAAGCCTCAACCCCCCAGTCCTCTATTCCTTCCAGTTAAGGAAGGAAGGATGCAGCCTTTCTCCACAGTATTCGGCTCtgcagaaaattatacagaaattgAAAGAAGATGTGACACTGGACCCTGAAAGAGCACATCGAAATCTGTTTGTCTCTGCAGATAAAAAATCTGTCACATTTGTGAAGAAAACACAAAGACTTCCTCCTAATCCAAAGAGATTCAAGTTTGACCCAGTTGTCCTGGGTCGTGAAGAGTTCAGTTCTAGTAGACATTACTGGGAGGTGGAAGTGGGTGAGAAGGCTGAATGGTCTGTAGGGGTTTGTAAAGACTCCCTTTCCAGGAAGGCAAAGAGGCCCCCGGCAGGGCAGGAGAGATGCTGGGCAATTCAGCTGTGCAATGGTAACTATGTTGCACAAGGCACTTTTCCAGTCACTCTGGTGATAACAGAAAAACCCAGAGGGATTGGCATTTATCAGGACTATGAACTGGGTGAGATTTCGTTTTACAGTTTGAATGACAGATCTCATATCTATTGTTTCACTGATAGATTTTCTGAAATCCTGAAGCCTTATTTCTGTATTGGACGTGATTCTCAACCTCTCACAATCTGTGCTGTCAGAGATTATGAATGA